The Cygnus atratus isolate AKBS03 ecotype Queensland, Australia chromosome 12, CAtr_DNAZoo_HiC_assembly, whole genome shotgun sequence genome has a segment encoding these proteins:
- the DYNLRB2 gene encoding dynein light chain roadblock-type 2, translating into MAEVDETLKRIQAHKGVIATMVINAEGIPIRTTLDNSTTVQYAGLLCQLTMKARSTVRDIDPQNDLTFLRIRSKKHEIMVAPDKEYLLIVIQNPCE; encoded by the exons ATG GCTGAAGTGGACGAAACCCTAAAGAGGATCCAAGCCCACAAAGGGGTCATTGCGACTATGGTCATCAACGCGGAAG GAATTCCAATAAGGACAACTCTTGATAACTCTACAACAGTCCAGTATGCAGGTCTTCTTTGTCAGCTCACCATGAAAGCGAGGAGCACAGTGAGAGATATTGATCCTCAGAATGATCTAACCTTTCTCAGGATCAGATCAAAGAAACATGAAATCATGGTAGCTCCAG ATAAAGAGTATCTCCTGATCGTTATTCAGAACCCATGCGAATAG